In Streptomyces sp. SID8374, one genomic interval encodes:
- a CDS encoding PadR family transcriptional regulator yields MALEHAILVSLLEKPGSGYELARRFERSIGYFWTASHQQIYRVLARMEADGRLTVHEVEQQGRPDRKDYSVAAPGRAALAEWLHKPIEPESLRHDLAVKIRGAAFDDPAALIREVERHRQVHRDRLAHYLAGEVRDFTGPEAPAPPDAGQELQHVVLRGGIAYERMTVAWLDDVLDTLHRLAGRTPGPGA; encoded by the coding sequence ATGGCGCTCGAACACGCGATTCTCGTCTCCCTGCTGGAGAAGCCCGGCTCCGGCTATGAGCTGGCCCGGCGGTTCGAGCGGTCCATCGGCTACTTCTGGACCGCCAGCCACCAGCAGATCTACCGCGTCCTGGCCCGGATGGAGGCCGACGGCAGGCTCACCGTCCACGAGGTCGAACAGCAGGGCCGGCCGGACCGGAAGGACTACTCCGTCGCCGCCCCCGGCCGCGCCGCGCTCGCCGAGTGGCTGCACAAGCCGATCGAACCCGAGAGCCTGCGCCACGACCTCGCCGTCAAGATCCGGGGCGCCGCCTTCGACGACCCGGCCGCCCTGATCCGCGAGGTGGAGCGCCACCGCCAGGTCCACCGGGACCGGCTCGCCCACTACCTCGCCGGAGAGGTGCGCGACTTCACCGGGCCCGAGGCGCCAGCGCCCCCGGACGCGGGCCAGGAGCTCCAGCACGTCGTGCTGCGGGGCGGCATCGCGTACGAGCGCATGACGGTCGCCTGGCTGGACGACGTACTCGACACCCTCCACCGGCTCGCCGGGCGGACGCCTGGCCCCGGCGCCTGA
- a CDS encoding pentapeptide repeat-containing protein: protein MSHPTPHAGHPDLRADCGNCFGLCCVALPFARSADFAADKAAGTPCSNLQEDFGCGIHERLRDSGYQGCTVFDCFGAGQKVSQVTFGGRSWRDEPDSARTMYEIFPVVRQLHELLRYTAEALGLPAAEAAHGELRRAYDRVDALTRDTAEALLAVDVPALRAEVNTHLQRAGELARAAVPGRKKNHRGADLFGARLRGAKLRGATLRGACLIAADLSGADLRDADMIGADLRDANLSGADLTGALFLTQPQLNAARGDAATRIPAALRRPGHWGS, encoded by the coding sequence TTGTCCCACCCCACTCCGCACGCCGGCCACCCCGACCTGCGGGCCGACTGCGGGAACTGCTTCGGCCTGTGCTGCGTGGCGCTGCCCTTCGCCCGCTCGGCGGACTTCGCCGCGGACAAGGCCGCCGGGACCCCGTGCTCCAACCTCCAGGAGGACTTCGGCTGCGGGATCCACGAGCGGCTGCGCGACAGCGGCTACCAGGGCTGCACGGTCTTCGACTGCTTCGGGGCGGGCCAGAAGGTCTCCCAGGTCACCTTCGGGGGCCGCAGCTGGCGCGACGAGCCGGACTCGGCCCGCACGATGTACGAGATCTTCCCCGTGGTGCGGCAGCTGCACGAGCTGCTGCGGTACACCGCCGAGGCCCTGGGCCTGCCGGCGGCCGAGGCGGCCCACGGTGAGCTGCGCCGCGCCTACGACAGGGTCGACGCACTGACCCGGGACACCGCCGAAGCCCTCCTCGCCGTCGACGTACCGGCCCTCCGCGCCGAGGTGAACACCCATCTCCAGCGCGCCGGCGAGCTGGCCCGCGCCGCCGTCCCGGGCAGGAAGAAGAACCACCGGGGCGCCGACCTCTTCGGCGCCCGGCTGCGGGGCGCGAAGCTGCGCGGGGCCACCCTGCGCGGCGCCTGCCTGATCGCCGCCGACCTCTCCGGCGCCGACCTCCGCGACGCCGACATGATCGGCGCGGACCTGCGTGACGCGAACCTGTCCGGCGCCGATCTGACCGGCGCCCTCTTCCTCACCCAGCCGCAGCTCAACGCGGCCCGGGGCGACGCGGCGACCAGGATCCCGGCCGCTCTGCGGCGGCCGGGACACTGGGGCTCCTGA
- a CDS encoding CocE/NonD family hydrolase → MRFVEHLPYETEAEDHVTITMTDGVRLSARIWRPVSSDAEPVPAVVETIPYRKNDLTSTRDAIHHPYIAGHGYACVRVDLRGTGESEGVLLDEYLEQEQRDAEEVLAWVAAQPWCDGNTGMMGISWGAFAALQTAARRPPSLKAIVIASFTDNRYADDMHYLGGAMLSDNLAEAGTMFAYATCPPDPEVVGERWRGMWQERLEAARPWVLEWLRHPHRDAYWQHASLSEDYAQLQCPVLASSGWADGYSNAVTRLLAGVDVPRKGLIGPWSHKLPHLGEPGPAIGYLQEVVKWWDHWLKGIDNGVMDGPMLRTWMQESVPPSTSYEERPGRWVAEPSWPSPQIKEVVHPLRGATIVTADEEEPLPRGRTRTVQSPLSVGQFAGKWASYNAPPDLPYDQREEDGGSLVFETEPLTERVEILGSPSVDLEVSASAPVAQITARISDVAPDGRATRVTYGVLNLTHRESDEHPEPLEPGRRCHARIPLNGVAQAFPPGHRIRLSLSTSYWPLVWPAPEPALLTVHEDGAALTLPVRPTEEPDGMPQVSFGEPEGCRPPPVTRLTEPEQAWNVSRSLVDYHSALDIVKDRGLQRYEENGIEVGLRACERYTSVADDFSSLSGRSAWTMTFSRPGWDVRVETNTVLTSNADEFTVDATLDGYEGGRRVFSRTWNETVPRNLA, encoded by the coding sequence ATGCGATTCGTCGAACACCTCCCGTACGAGACCGAGGCCGAGGACCACGTCACCATCACCATGACCGACGGGGTACGGCTGTCGGCCAGGATCTGGCGGCCCGTCTCCTCGGACGCGGAACCCGTCCCGGCGGTCGTCGAGACCATCCCGTACCGCAAGAACGACCTCACCTCCACCCGCGACGCCATCCACCACCCGTACATCGCGGGCCACGGCTACGCCTGTGTCCGGGTGGACCTGCGCGGGACCGGGGAGTCGGAGGGCGTCCTGCTGGACGAGTACCTGGAGCAGGAGCAGCGGGACGCCGAAGAGGTGCTGGCCTGGGTCGCCGCCCAGCCCTGGTGCGACGGGAACACCGGCATGATGGGCATCTCCTGGGGCGCCTTCGCCGCGCTCCAGACGGCGGCGCGCCGCCCGCCGAGCCTGAAGGCCATCGTCATCGCCTCGTTCACCGACAACCGGTACGCGGACGACATGCACTACCTCGGCGGCGCCATGCTCTCCGACAACCTCGCCGAGGCCGGCACGATGTTCGCGTACGCCACCTGCCCGCCCGACCCCGAGGTGGTGGGGGAGCGGTGGCGCGGCATGTGGCAGGAGCGGCTGGAGGCCGCCCGGCCCTGGGTCCTGGAGTGGCTCCGCCACCCGCACCGCGACGCCTACTGGCAGCACGCCTCGCTCAGCGAGGACTACGCGCAGTTGCAGTGCCCCGTCCTGGCCTCCAGCGGCTGGGCGGACGGCTACTCCAACGCCGTCACGCGCCTCCTGGCAGGCGTCGACGTCCCCCGCAAGGGCCTCATCGGACCCTGGTCGCACAAGCTGCCCCACCTCGGTGAGCCCGGCCCTGCCATCGGCTACCTCCAGGAGGTCGTCAAGTGGTGGGACCACTGGCTCAAGGGCATCGACAACGGGGTCATGGACGGGCCGATGCTCCGCACCTGGATGCAGGAGAGCGTCCCGCCCTCCACGTCGTACGAGGAGCGCCCCGGCCGCTGGGTCGCCGAACCCTCCTGGCCCTCCCCGCAGATCAAGGAGGTGGTGCACCCGCTGCGGGGCGCCACCATCGTCACGGCGGACGAGGAGGAACCGCTGCCGCGCGGCCGTACGCGTACGGTGCAGTCACCGCTCTCCGTCGGCCAGTTCGCGGGCAAGTGGGCCTCCTACAACGCCCCGCCCGACCTGCCCTACGACCAGCGCGAGGAGGACGGCGGCTCCCTGGTCTTCGAGACCGAACCGCTCACCGAGCGCGTGGAGATCCTCGGCTCGCCCTCCGTCGACCTGGAGGTCTCCGCCTCCGCCCCGGTCGCCCAGATCACCGCCAGGATCTCCGACGTGGCCCCCGACGGCCGCGCCACCCGGGTCACCTACGGCGTCCTCAACCTGACCCACCGGGAGAGCGACGAGCACCCCGAGCCGCTGGAGCCCGGCCGCCGCTGCCACGCCCGCATCCCGCTGAACGGCGTCGCGCAGGCGTTCCCGCCCGGCCACCGCATCCGGCTCTCCCTCTCCACCTCGTACTGGCCCCTGGTCTGGCCGGCCCCGGAACCGGCCCTGCTCACCGTCCACGAGGACGGCGCCGCCCTGACCCTGCCGGTACGCCCCACCGAGGAGCCGGACGGCATGCCCCAGGTGTCCTTCGGCGAACCGGAGGGCTGCCGCCCGCCCCCCGTCACCCGGCTCACCGAGCCCGAGCAGGCCTGGAACGTCTCCAGGAGCCTGGTGGACTACCACTCCGCCCTCGACATCGTGAAGGACCGGGGACTCCAGCGGTACGAGGAGAACGGCATCGAGGTCGGGCTGCGGGCCTGCGAGCGGTACACCTCCGTGGCCGACGACTTCTCCTCCCTGAGCGGCCGTTCGGCATGGACGATGACCTTCTCCCGGCCCGGCTGGGACGTACGGGTCGAGACGAACACCGTCCTCACCTCCAATGCCGACGAGTTCACCGTCGACGCGACCCTGGACGGTTACGAGGGCGGCCGCCGGGTCTTCTCCCGCACCTGGAACGAGACGGTGCCGCGGAACCTGGCCTGA
- a CDS encoding ATP-grasp domain-containing protein: MSRDQRKNVFIIGMDEANLRTLEAVPDADGLRLHPLLSVKELQEDATTVDELLTSARAVLDAHEGSIDAIVGYWDFPVSTLVPLLSKEYGTTSTSLESVVKCEHKYWSRLEQQKVIDEHPRFGIVDLESDDPRPPEGMSFPMWLKPALAYSSELAFGVSDMDEFRTAVAEIRGGIARVGKPFEAILDRLELPPEMAGVGGQVCLAEETMTGIQVAVEGYAHKGEVTVYGVLDSINYPDSSSFLRHQYPSTLPAPVIQQLHEVSERTMRQIGMDNATFSIEYFYDPKTGDISLLEINPRHSQSHAEMFHFVDGVPNHHRMFRLALGGDPALPAGGGRYKVAAKWYYRWFGEGRVHQVPTAEEIAAIERDIPGVYIDMVPDEGQKLSTVRGQDSYSYELAHIFTGGDDEDDLRRKFDACVAALGLSFDETEPGGRGRNSS; the protein is encoded by the coding sequence GTGTCCCGGGATCAGCGCAAGAACGTTTTCATCATCGGAATGGACGAGGCCAATCTGCGCACCCTCGAAGCCGTTCCGGACGCCGACGGACTACGCCTCCACCCGCTCCTCAGCGTCAAGGAGTTGCAGGAGGACGCCACCACCGTCGACGAACTGCTGACCAGCGCGCGCGCCGTGCTGGACGCGCACGAAGGAAGTATCGACGCGATCGTCGGCTACTGGGACTTTCCGGTGAGCACCCTCGTACCCCTCCTGAGCAAGGAATACGGGACGACCAGCACCAGCCTCGAATCCGTCGTCAAGTGCGAGCACAAATACTGGAGCCGGCTGGAACAGCAGAAGGTCATCGACGAACATCCCCGCTTCGGCATCGTGGACCTGGAGAGCGACGATCCGCGGCCGCCGGAGGGGATGAGCTTCCCCATGTGGCTGAAGCCCGCCCTGGCCTACTCCTCCGAGCTGGCCTTCGGCGTCTCGGACATGGACGAATTCCGGACGGCGGTCGCCGAGATACGCGGGGGCATAGCCCGGGTCGGAAAGCCCTTCGAGGCGATACTCGACCGTCTGGAACTCCCGCCGGAGATGGCGGGCGTGGGAGGACAGGTCTGTCTCGCCGAGGAGACGATGACCGGCATCCAGGTCGCCGTCGAGGGATACGCGCACAAGGGCGAGGTCACCGTCTACGGCGTCCTCGACTCGATCAACTACCCCGACTCCTCCTCCTTCCTGCGCCACCAGTACCCGAGCACCCTCCCGGCCCCGGTCATCCAGCAGCTGCACGAGGTCAGCGAACGCACCATGCGCCAGATCGGCATGGACAATGCCACGTTCAGCATCGAATACTTCTACGACCCGAAGACCGGCGACATCAGCCTGCTGGAGATCAACCCCCGGCACTCCCAGTCGCACGCGGAGATGTTCCACTTCGTCGACGGTGTGCCCAACCACCACCGCATGTTCCGCCTCGCCCTCGGCGGCGACCCGGCCCTCCCGGCGGGCGGCGGCCGCTACAAGGTGGCCGCCAAGTGGTACTACCGCTGGTTCGGTGAGGGGCGCGTCCACCAGGTGCCGACCGCCGAGGAGATCGCCGCCATCGAGCGGGACATCCCGGGCGTATACATCGACATGGTCCCCGACGAGGGCCAGAAGCTCTCCACCGTCCGGGGCCAGGACAGCTACAGCTACGAACTCGCCCACATCTTCACCGGCGGGGACGACGAGGACGACCTGCGCCGCAAGTTCGACGCCTGTGTCGCCGCCCTCGGCCTGAGCTTCGACGAGACCGAACCGGGCGGGCGCGGCCGGAATTCTTCGTGA
- a CDS encoding NAD(P)H-dependent oxidoreductase encodes MRALALVCTLNASPARSSSQHLAEQVMAEFEGHGVRGEIVRVADHDVRPGIGVDLGDGDAWPAIREKVLAADILLIATPIWLGHPSSVCQRVLERLNAESSETDDEGRPLVYGKVGAVAVVGNEDGAHKVSADVFQGLNDVGFSLAGQAVTYWVGEAMQGTDYQDLDGTPDAVASTTKALAANAVHLARLLADAPYPAS; translated from the coding sequence ATGCGCGCACTCGCCCTGGTCTGTACGTTGAACGCCTCGCCCGCCCGCTCCAGCAGCCAGCACCTGGCCGAACAGGTCATGGCCGAGTTCGAGGGCCATGGTGTGCGCGGCGAGATCGTCCGGGTCGCCGACCACGACGTCCGGCCCGGGATCGGCGTGGACCTGGGCGACGGCGACGCCTGGCCGGCGATCCGGGAGAAGGTGCTGGCCGCCGACATCCTCCTGATCGCCACACCCATCTGGCTCGGCCACCCCTCCAGCGTCTGCCAGCGCGTCCTGGAACGGCTCAACGCCGAGTCGTCCGAGACCGACGACGAGGGACGCCCGCTCGTCTACGGCAAGGTCGGCGCCGTGGCCGTCGTGGGCAACGAGGACGGCGCGCACAAGGTGAGCGCCGACGTCTTCCAGGGGCTGAACGACGTGGGCTTCTCGCTGGCGGGCCAGGCGGTCACGTACTGGGTCGGCGAGGCCATGCAGGGCACCGACTACCAGGACCTGGACGGGACGCCCGATGCCGTCGCCTCGACGACGAAGGCGCTCGCCGCCAACGCCGTACACCTGGCCCGGCTGCTCGCCGACGCCCCCTATCCGGCGTCCTGA
- a CDS encoding GAF and ANTAR domain-containing protein, which produces MIMTDRPVAEAPDTTALLLETKSLDEFLHALARSALALVEAADGCGITLERQGRPVTVSSAGASATKLDEAQYGQDDGPCLQAMRTGLEVSVPDTLRESRWADYPAYAAVCGARSSLSLPIAPHSHTAGALNLYAPLPNAFDDADLTALRLLTAQATGAIALAQRIADTEEFAADLEAALQSRTVIDQAIGVVVGQQRCTPEKAFEVLRTASQHRNVKLRVLCAELIASITGETPPEARIQPRG; this is translated from the coding sequence ATGATCATGACTGACAGGCCCGTGGCCGAGGCGCCGGACACGACCGCGCTGCTCCTGGAGACGAAATCGCTGGACGAGTTCCTCCACGCACTCGCCCGCAGCGCCCTGGCCCTGGTGGAAGCGGCCGACGGATGCGGCATCACCCTGGAGAGGCAGGGGCGCCCGGTCACCGTCTCCAGCGCGGGAGCCTCCGCCACGAAGCTGGACGAGGCCCAGTACGGGCAGGACGACGGCCCGTGCCTCCAGGCGATGCGCACCGGCCTGGAGGTCAGCGTGCCCGACACGCTCCGGGAGAGCCGCTGGGCCGACTACCCCGCCTACGCCGCGGTCTGCGGCGCCCGGTCCTCGCTCTCGCTGCCCATCGCCCCGCACAGCCACACCGCCGGAGCCCTCAACCTGTACGCGCCGCTCCCCAACGCCTTCGACGACGCCGACCTGACGGCCCTGCGGCTGCTCACCGCACAGGCCACCGGAGCCATCGCCCTGGCCCAGCGCATCGCCGACACCGAGGAGTTCGCCGCCGATCTGGAGGCCGCGCTCCAGTCCCGTACGGTCATCGACCAGGCGATCGGCGTGGTCGTCGGCCAGCAGCGCTGCACCCCGGAGAAGGCCTTCGAGGTCCTGCGTACGGCATCCCAGCACCGCAACGTCAAGCTCCGGGTGCTCTGCGCCGAGCTGATCGCCAGCATCACGGGCGAGACTCCCCCCGAGGCGCGCATCCAGCCCCGAGGGTGA